One Pyrofollis japonicus DNA window includes the following coding sequences:
- a CDS encoding Trm112 family protein: MKYRFMDLAACPVCKHFPLELYVIEERVYPEREEQIKKLLEKYKPPLCELYCYRLQTPIGKKIEEVDGNTPCAECLKVEVVTGIIYCPNCKRWYPIIDEIPRMLPDNLRKKEEDLKFLRRYQDKIPEKILREGKPWNLSDDKKQR, translated from the coding sequence ATGAAGTATCGCTTCATGGACTTGGCTGCATGCCCTGTATGTAAGCACTTCCCTCTGGAGCTATACGTAATAGAGGAGAGGGTTTATCCTGAAAGAGAAGAGCAGATTAAAAAACTGTTAGAGAAATATAAGCCGCCACTCTGTGAACTCTATTGTTATAGGCTACAAACACCCATAGGTAAGAAAATCGAAGAAGTTGATGGCAATACTCCGTGTGCTGAGTGCCTGAAGGTAGAGGTTGTTACAGGTATAATATATTGCCCGAATTGTAAGCGATGGTATCCGATAATAGACGAGATACCTAGGATGCTGCCGGATAATCTACGTAAAAAAGAAGAGGATTTGAAATTCCTGCGAAGATACCAGGATAAAATCCCCGAAAAGATACTGCGCGAAGGAAAACCTTGGAATCTATCTGACGATAAAAAGCAGCGATGA
- a CDS encoding 4Fe-4S dicluster domain-containing protein produces MEQPRCRIVATRIEVGDNIDPRLCEEACPSEALRVKDGKLSINVSACMVCLACMAICGPNNIRVVSDWVCM; encoded by the coding sequence ATGGAACAGCCTCGCTGCAGAATAGTTGCGACAAGGATAGAGGTAGGAGATAATATAGATCCACGTCTCTGCGAGGAAGCTTGTCCCTCAGAAGCATTACGCGTTAAGGATGGAAAACTTAGCATAAACGTCTCTGCATGTATGGTGTGTCTTGCATGTATGGCTATCTGTGGGCCTAACAATATACGTGTTGTCAGTGATTGGGTCTGCATGTAG
- a CDS encoding DUF1152 domain-containing protein, whose translation MCFLEEIYGNMPRCVIVLSTGGGGDVATALLYAYKIAEEGSRAIVAALPWERYVKDPCPGPIKLSEIASATTYNEYALLHRGCIAYRCGRVLVPAVCKAALLSNNVVPIYAVDGWGGELGIRRAIKELSVLHGCDSILLVDVGGDVLAEGHEEELWSPLGDSLGLAAAINSDLPSALLVQGPGADGELSDKQLYRIIAELAKRGALMWVRGLSARDAEILEQVTSIIHTEAGRIPLLAFKGFYGWYEIRGGTRRVWIDVSKATAVILRAEHVYKFSKPAQIVAGTTSLYEARRRLNEHGVYTELDLEEDIHVLIELGELTPQKLLEIREKSRSSLRHGGRSETLAYN comes from the coding sequence TTGTGCTTCCTCGAGGAAATTTATGGTAATATGCCTCGATGCGTCATAGTGCTTTCTACAGGAGGTGGAGGAGATGTTGCAACAGCCCTACTATATGCGTACAAGATTGCAGAAGAGGGCTCTAGAGCCATAGTGGCAGCACTGCCGTGGGAAAGATACGTTAAGGACCCATGCCCGGGCCCAATAAAGCTCTCGGAAATAGCTTCAGCAACCACGTACAACGAGTATGCTTTGCTCCATAGGGGATGCATTGCGTACCGATGCGGCCGCGTTCTTGTACCAGCAGTATGCAAGGCAGCATTACTCTCGAACAATGTTGTGCCGATATACGCGGTGGACGGGTGGGGAGGAGAACTTGGAATACGTAGGGCAATCAAAGAGCTAAGTGTGCTGCATGGATGTGATTCCATCCTTTTAGTCGATGTAGGAGGAGATGTACTTGCCGAGGGACATGAGGAAGAACTCTGGAGCCCCCTTGGAGACTCTCTCGGGCTTGCAGCGGCAATAAATAGTGATCTTCCCTCAGCACTTCTAGTACAAGGGCCAGGAGCTGATGGCGAGTTATCGGATAAGCAATTATATAGAATCATCGCGGAGCTTGCAAAACGTGGCGCCTTAATGTGGGTAAGGGGGCTAAGTGCAAGGGATGCTGAAATCCTAGAACAAGTAACAAGTATAATACATACAGAGGCAGGCCGTATCCCCTTGCTTGCATTTAAGGGGTTCTATGGATGGTATGAGATACGGGGTGGCACTCGCCGAGTATGGATAGATGTATCTAAAGCGACGGCAGTTATTCTTCGAGCCGAGCACGTCTACAAGTTTTCGAAACCCGCGCAAATAGTTGCTGGGACTACCTCTCTATATGAGGCTAGGCGGCGACTCAATGAACACGGTGTTTATACAGAGCTTGACCTCGAAGAAGACATACACGTGTTAATAGAGCTTGGTGAACTAACTCCTCAAAAGCTCCTCGAGATCCGCGAGAAGTCGCGTTCATCGTTACGGCACGGTGGTAGAAGTGAGACGCTTGCTTATAACTAA
- a CDS encoding Hsp20/alpha crystallin family protein, translating into MSFEEIRKKIERIHRKILEEVERTFEETLETATSAFTAQTGSLKPLYTLYETPDAYIVLVDLAGADTSTIDVKATEDRLIIRASLEKEVRFSDIYGTVVGENIVLRSYEHELPLPPDADPNNIKVNVRPNKIVEIIIPKKRSR; encoded by the coding sequence ATGAGCTTCGAGGAAATCCGTAAGAAAATAGAAAGAATCCATCGCAAGATACTTGAAGAAGTAGAACGCACGTTTGAAGAAACACTGGAAACCGCTACAAGCGCCTTCACAGCACAAACGGGCTCATTGAAACCACTCTATACACTCTACGAGACACCTGATGCCTACATAGTACTAGTGGATCTTGCTGGTGCAGACACCTCAACAATAGACGTAAAAGCGACAGAGGATAGATTAATAATCAGAGCTTCTCTCGAAAAAGAGGTACGATTCAGCGATATCTATGGAACAGTTGTTGGCGAGAACATAGTGCTACGCTCATACGAGCATGAATTACCATTACCTCCAGATGCTGATCCTAATAACATAAAGGTAAACGTTAGACCAAATAAGATCGTTGAAATAATTATACCAAAGAAGAGAAGCAGATAA
- the surE gene encoding 5'/3'-nucleotidase SurE produces the protein MRRLLITNDDGAESPGLRILYEAVKDLGRVDVYVPSSAKSACGHGMTLGKPIRAVKKKLWGSKEVVVIDGLPSDAVYIATSINGLYDAVFSGVNIGDNTSLQSILASATIGAAVHAALMGMPAAAFSVEARSMNDIKAMDYAALVRMQRVIRLVASFLTQKMLPRGIDLLSVNFPRRLTSTSRIVVAPPARIRFRQIAKEVKRDENGKVIYYSIQGEEEEPAKGTDTYELKRGNIVLTPICLEGVAKCNAISILKHAMEELNKMM, from the coding sequence GTGAGACGCTTGCTTATAACTAACGATGATGGTGCTGAAAGCCCTGGGCTCAGAATACTCTATGAAGCAGTAAAAGACCTTGGTAGAGTAGATGTCTATGTACCATCTAGCGCGAAGAGCGCGTGCGGCCATGGGATGACGCTGGGTAAGCCTATAAGAGCGGTAAAGAAGAAGCTGTGGGGTTCAAAAGAGGTAGTAGTTATCGATGGTTTGCCGTCAGATGCTGTATACATAGCTACTAGCATCAATGGGCTTTATGATGCAGTATTTTCCGGAGTGAATATAGGCGACAATACTAGCCTTCAATCAATACTCGCATCTGCAACGATTGGTGCAGCAGTACACGCTGCACTTATGGGTATGCCAGCTGCGGCATTCTCGGTAGAGGCTAGGAGCATGAATGATATTAAAGCCATGGACTATGCTGCGTTGGTGCGTATGCAGCGTGTTATAAGGCTTGTGGCCTCCTTCTTGACTCAAAAAATGCTTCCCCGTGGAATAGACTTGCTTAGCGTTAACTTTCCTCGGAGACTCACAAGCACGAGCAGAATAGTTGTGGCTCCTCCAGCCCGTATCCGTTTTAGACAAATAGCTAAAGAAGTAAAGAGAGATGAAAACGGCAAAGTCATATACTATTCTATTCAAGGCGAGGAGGAGGAGCCAGCTAAGGGAACAGATACTTATGAGTTAAAGCGCGGAAACATCGTCTTAACACCGATTTGTCTAGAGGGCGTTGCGAAATGTAACGCCATATCAATTCTCAAGCACGCTATGGAAGAATTAAATAAAATGATGTAG
- the glmM gene encoding phosphoglucosamine mutase, producing MGRLFGTDGVRGIVNQELTPILALKLGLAIGTYYGEGSRILVGRDGRAGGQMIMNAVIAGLVASGVEVFLAGKTGYAPTPALQFAVKEQGYDAGVVITASHNPPEYNGIKVINSLGIEIDRETERKIEDIYFEERFRYVPWTRINDLVRIDDNVLELYVRDVVSRVDKGLIKQKGFRVLVDCANNVSALTSPEILRRIGVKPYTIACNISQTPYREPEPTPSSLQEASVVVKSLGLDLGVGHDGDGDRAIFIDEKGEVWWGDRTAALLSRYVAETKLRDAPRRVYTAVSSSRLVEEYLSEASIEVKWTPVGSINISYKLLEEGGVAGFEENGGFIYPPHLLARDGGMTLALFLEMMAREKKSASELFAQLPRYYAVKIKVPMRREKALQVVRALIEEYSAKEGVRVVTVDGIRVDAEDYWFLVRPSGTEPVLRIMVEAKTPERAKQLAEELREKARRLASQ from the coding sequence TTGGGTAGACTCTTCGGTACTGACGGTGTTAGAGGCATCGTTAACCAAGAATTAACCCCTATTCTTGCGCTCAAACTAGGCCTTGCAATAGGGACATACTATGGCGAGGGTTCAAGAATTCTAGTAGGGCGTGATGGCAGAGCAGGCGGCCAAATGATAATGAATGCTGTGATTGCGGGCCTGGTTGCGAGCGGTGTAGAGGTATTCCTTGCAGGCAAGACAGGGTATGCGCCGACACCTGCCCTCCAGTTTGCCGTAAAGGAGCAAGGGTATGACGCTGGCGTAGTGATTACTGCTAGCCATAATCCACCCGAATATAACGGTATCAAGGTCATTAATTCTCTGGGCATAGAGATTGACAGAGAAACTGAGCGGAAAATAGAAGACATTTATTTTGAGGAACGCTTCAGATACGTACCATGGACTCGAATAAATGACTTGGTAAGGATAGACGATAACGTACTTGAACTCTATGTAAGAGACGTAGTAAGCAGAGTCGATAAGGGACTAATCAAGCAGAAAGGTTTCCGAGTTCTCGTAGATTGCGCAAATAATGTTTCAGCACTAACTAGCCCCGAGATACTTAGGCGGATCGGTGTAAAGCCGTATACGATTGCATGCAATATATCGCAGACCCCTTATCGAGAACCAGAGCCTACTCCCTCCTCGCTTCAAGAGGCTTCAGTAGTAGTGAAGAGCCTGGGCCTTGACCTTGGAGTCGGGCATGACGGTGATGGTGATCGGGCGATATTCATAGACGAGAAAGGAGAAGTGTGGTGGGGTGACCGTACAGCAGCACTCCTTTCGCGCTATGTGGCTGAGACAAAGCTAAGGGATGCCCCGAGAAGAGTCTATACTGCTGTATCAAGTAGTAGGCTTGTGGAAGAGTACTTGAGTGAAGCCAGTATAGAGGTCAAATGGACACCCGTCGGATCAATAAACATAAGCTATAAGCTCTTAGAGGAGGGCGGGGTAGCTGGGTTCGAGGAAAACGGTGGTTTCATCTACCCGCCGCATCTCTTGGCGCGAGATGGCGGAATGACGCTTGCACTTTTCCTCGAAATGATGGCCAGGGAGAAGAAAAGCGCATCCGAACTCTTTGCACAGCTGCCACGATATTATGCTGTTAAAATTAAGGTTCCTATGCGAAGAGAGAAAGCTCTTCAAGTAGTAAGAGCACTTATAGAGGAATATAGTGCTAAGGAGGGGGTAAGGGTAGTGACCGTTGACGGGATACGGGTCGATGCAGAAGATTATTGGTTCCTTGTGCGTCCCAGCGGCACGGAACCGGTACTGAGAATAATGGTTGAGGCAAAGACTCCAGAAAGGGCTAAACAGCTCGCAGAGGAGCTGAGAGAAAAGGCTAGGAGGTTGGCGTCGCAATGA